A genomic region of Devosia ginsengisoli contains the following coding sequences:
- the nuoG gene encoding NADH-quinone oxidoreductase subunit NuoG, whose protein sequence is MASIKVDGQLVEVPDYYTLMQAAEAAGAEIPRFCYHERLSVAGNCRMCLVEVKGGPPKPQASCAMSVKDLRPGPNGEPPEMFTNTPMVKKAREGVMEFLLINHPLDCPICDQGGECDLQDQAMAYGVDKNRFAENKRAVEDKYIGPLVKTSMNRCIHCTRCVRFTTEVAGIAEMGLLGRGEDAEITTYLEQALTSELQGNVIDLCPVGALTSKPYAFNARPWELVKTESVDVMDAVGSAIRVDSRGREVMRILPRINEAINEEWISDKTRFIWDGLKSQRLDRPYVRKSGKLQPASWEEALSAVAARVKKAGNKVGAIAGDLAAVEEMYALKALLASVGSGMTDVRPAMSGIDPSMPRSAYIFNPTIAGIEQADAILIIGANPRKEASLVNARIRKTWRAKGLPIAVVGERADLTYDYAYLGEGFETLAELAAGKGDFAQILANAKNPLIIVGEAAVSHAKLGKQVGRDTIALASKLASGANVAEGWNGFALLHNAASRVGGIDIGFVPHDGGVCSADQIGLAGKGELDVLFLLGADEYDMSAMGKAFVVYIGSHGDAGAHRADVILPGATYTEKSGTYVNTEGRVQVTSRAVFPPGEAKEDWAIVRALSGAIGKPLPFNSLTQLRAAIYAEFPHLARIDQIATGSVGDVAKLGKAAIKTKSAPFGSAVTDFYLSNPIARASAVMGECAAMAAGLRQAAE, encoded by the coding sequence ATGGCTTCCATCAAGGTCGACGGCCAGCTCGTCGAAGTTCCTGATTACTACACGCTGATGCAGGCAGCCGAGGCCGCCGGCGCGGAAATTCCGCGCTTCTGCTATCACGAGCGCCTGTCGGTGGCCGGCAATTGCCGCATGTGCCTGGTCGAAGTGAAGGGCGGTCCGCCCAAGCCGCAGGCGAGCTGCGCCATGTCGGTCAAGGACCTGCGTCCCGGCCCCAATGGCGAGCCGCCCGAAATGTTCACCAACACGCCGATGGTCAAGAAGGCCCGCGAAGGCGTGATGGAATTCCTGCTGATCAACCACCCGCTCGATTGCCCGATCTGCGATCAGGGCGGGGAATGCGACCTGCAGGACCAGGCCATGGCCTATGGCGTGGACAAGAACCGCTTTGCCGAGAACAAGCGCGCCGTCGAGGACAAGTATATTGGCCCACTGGTCAAGACCTCGATGAACCGCTGCATCCACTGCACGCGCTGCGTCCGTTTCACCACCGAAGTTGCCGGCATCGCCGAGATGGGCCTGCTGGGTCGCGGCGAGGATGCCGAGATCACCACCTATCTCGAGCAGGCGCTGACCAGCGAGCTGCAGGGCAATGTGATCGATCTTTGCCCGGTTGGCGCGCTGACCTCCAAGCCCTACGCCTTCAATGCCCGCCCGTGGGAGCTGGTGAAGACCGAGAGCGTCGATGTGATGGACGCCGTCGGCTCTGCCATCCGCGTCGATAGCCGCGGCCGTGAAGTGATGCGCATCCTGCCGCGCATCAACGAGGCCATCAACGAAGAGTGGATTTCCGACAAGACGCGCTTCATCTGGGACGGACTTAAGAGCCAGCGGCTCGACCGGCCTTACGTGCGCAAGTCTGGCAAGCTGCAGCCCGCAAGCTGGGAAGAAGCCCTGTCCGCTGTCGCCGCCCGTGTCAAGAAGGCCGGCAACAAGGTCGGCGCCATTGCCGGTGACCTGGCCGCCGTCGAGGAAATGTATGCGCTCAAGGCCCTGCTGGCCTCTGTCGGCTCGGGCATGACCGATGTGCGTCCGGCCATGTCGGGAATTGACCCGTCCATGCCGCGCTCGGCCTATATCTTCAATCCAACGATTGCTGGGATCGAGCAGGCCGACGCCATCCTCATCATCGGCGCCAATCCGCGCAAGGAAGCGTCGCTGGTCAATGCGCGCATCCGCAAGACCTGGCGCGCCAAGGGCCTGCCCATTGCCGTGGTCGGCGAGCGTGCGGACCTGACCTACGATTATGCCTATCTCGGCGAAGGCTTTGAGACCCTGGCCGAACTGGCCGCGGGCAAGGGCGACTTCGCCCAGATTCTCGCCAATGCCAAGAACCCGCTGATCATCGTTGGCGAGGCCGCGGTCTCCCATGCGAAGCTCGGCAAGCAGGTGGGCCGCGACACGATCGCGCTGGCCTCCAAGCTGGCCAGCGGCGCCAATGTTGCCGAAGGCTGGAACGGCTTTGCGCTGCTGCATAATGCGGCCAGCCGCGTGGGTGGCATCGACATCGGCTTCGTGCCGCATGATGGCGGTGTCTGCTCGGCCGACCAGATCGGTCTGGCCGGCAAGGGCGAGCTGGATGTGCTGTTCCTGCTCGGCGCCGACGAATACGACATGTCGGCCATGGGCAAGGCGTTCGTCGTCTATATCGGCAGCCATGGCGATGCCGGCGCACACCGCGCCGACGTCATACTGCCGGGTGCGACCTATACCGAGAAATCCGGCACTTACGTCAATACCGAGGGCCGCGTCCAGGTGACCAGCCGCGCCGTGTTCCCGCCAGGCGAGGCCAAGGAAGACTGGGCGATCGTCCGGGCTCTCAGCGGCGCCATTGGCAAGCCGCTGCCGTTCAATTCGCTGACGCAGCTGCGTGCGGCGATCTATGCCGAATTCCCGCATCTGGCGCGAATCGACCAGATCGCAACCGGTTCGGTCGGTGATGTGGCCAAGCTGGGCAAGGCCGCCATCAAGACCAAGTCGGCGCCGTTCGGCTCGGCCGTGACAGATTTCTATCTCAGCAATCCGATTGCCCGCGCGTCCGCCGTCATGGGCGAATGTGCCGCCATGGCAGCCGGCCTGCGGCAGGCAGCGGAGTAG
- the nuoL gene encoding NADH-quinone oxidoreductase subunit L codes for MIQAIVFLPLIGALIAGLLGRTIGHRPSEYITTGLLLISAVLSWVVFLPVAFGGGLVGAEVDGHTAVLKVEVMRWIQVGDMDLRWVLRVDTLTAIMLVVVNTVSSLVHVYSIGYMADDPHRNRFFAYLSLFTFAMLMLVTADNFLQMFFGWEGVGLASYLLIGFWYTKPSANAAAMKAFIVNRVGDFGFALGIFGAFMVLGQITFDGAFAAAGEFATTGLPVMQFLGWQFDAMTVVCLLLFMGAMGKSAQFLLHTWLPDAMEGPTPVSALIHAATMVTAGVFMVARLSPLFETSPFAMTVVLVIGAITAFFAATVGLVQNDIKRVIAYSTCSQLGYMFVALGAGAYSAGIFHLFTHAFFKALLFLGAGAVIHAMHHEQDMRNMGGLRKKIPITYAMMLIGTLALTGVGIPGSEFLGFAGFFSKDSIIEAAYAVGGNAGAFSFWLLVIAALFTSFYSWRLIHLTFHGEPRPAARGHDDHAAHDDHGHGHGSAYDHAHEAPNVMLVPLYVLAAGAVLAGAAFYGMFFHDVEHIEHFFAGAIVVDHELIEAAHHVPLWAKWSATIAMIIGFVAAYVMYIRRPDIPGKLAAQNPGLYQFLLNKWYFDELYDAIFVRPALWIGRAFWKGFDDWLIDEKISEGLGRRVQNVTSWVTRLQSGYVYHYAFAMLIGVAALLTWAIAAGGLI; via the coding sequence ATGATTCAAGCGATTGTTTTCCTGCCCCTTATCGGCGCGCTGATTGCGGGGCTGCTGGGCCGTACCATCGGGCACCGTCCGAGTGAGTATATCACCACGGGGCTGCTGCTGATTTCGGCTGTACTGAGCTGGGTCGTCTTCCTGCCGGTCGCCTTTGGTGGCGGGCTGGTGGGCGCCGAAGTCGATGGCCATACCGCGGTTCTCAAGGTCGAGGTGATGCGCTGGATCCAGGTCGGCGACATGGATCTGCGCTGGGTGCTGCGTGTCGATACGCTGACCGCCATCATGCTGGTCGTGGTCAACACCGTGTCGAGCCTGGTGCACGTCTATTCGATCGGCTACATGGCCGACGATCCGCATCGCAACCGGTTCTTCGCCTATCTCTCGCTCTTTACCTTCGCCATGCTGATGCTGGTGACGGCCGACAACTTCCTGCAGATGTTCTTCGGCTGGGAAGGCGTGGGCCTGGCGTCGTATCTGCTGATCGGCTTCTGGTACACCAAGCCTTCGGCCAATGCCGCGGCGATGAAGGCTTTCATCGTCAATCGTGTCGGCGACTTCGGCTTCGCGCTCGGCATTTTCGGCGCCTTCATGGTGCTGGGCCAGATCACGTTCGATGGTGCATTTGCCGCCGCGGGTGAATTTGCGACTACGGGCCTGCCGGTGATGCAGTTCCTGGGCTGGCAGTTCGATGCCATGACCGTGGTCTGCCTGCTGCTGTTCATGGGTGCTATGGGCAAGTCGGCGCAGTTCCTGCTGCATACCTGGCTGCCGGACGCCATGGAAGGCCCGACCCCGGTGTCGGCGCTGATCCATGCCGCGACCATGGTGACTGCCGGCGTCTTCATGGTGGCGCGCCTGTCGCCGCTGTTCGAGACCTCGCCTTTTGCCATGACCGTGGTTCTGGTCATCGGCGCGATCACCGCCTTCTTTGCGGCGACGGTGGGCCTGGTGCAGAACGACATCAAGCGTGTCATCGCCTATTCGACCTGCTCGCAGCTCGGCTACATGTTCGTGGCCCTGGGGGCAGGGGCCTATTCGGCGGGCATTTTCCACCTCTTCACGCACGCCTTCTTCAAGGCACTGCTGTTCCTGGGCGCCGGCGCGGTCATTCACGCCATGCATCATGAGCAGGACATGCGGAACATGGGGGGCCTGCGCAAGAAGATCCCGATCACCTATGCCATGATGCTCATCGGCACGCTGGCGCTGACCGGTGTCGGTATTCCCGGCTCGGAATTCCTGGGCTTTGCCGGCTTCTTCTCCAAGGACTCGATCATCGAGGCGGCCTATGCCGTCGGCGGCAATGCCGGTGCTTTCTCCTTCTGGCTGCTGGTCATCGCCGCGCTCTTCACGAGCTTCTACTCGTGGCGGCTGATCCACCTGACCTTCCATGGCGAGCCGCGTCCCGCCGCACGCGGTCATGACGACCATGCGGCGCATGACGATCATGGCCATGGTCATGGTTCGGCCTATGACCATGCGCATGAAGCGCCCAATGTGATGCTGGTGCCGCTCTATGTGCTGGCCGCCGGTGCGGTGCTGGCTGGCGCAGCGTTCTACGGCATGTTCTTCCACGACGTTGAGCATATCGAGCACTTCTTCGCCGGTGCCATCGTGGTGGATCACGAACTCATCGAAGCTGCCCACCACGTCCCGCTCTGGGCCAAGTGGAGCGCCACGATTGCGATGATCATCGGTTTCGTCGCCGCCTATGTCATGTATATCCGCCGGCCGGATATTCCGGGCAAGCTGGCGGCGCAGAATCCGGGGCTCTACCAGTTCCTGCTGAACAAGTGGTACTTCGACGAGCTCTATGACGCCATTTTCGTCAGGCCGGCTTTGTGGATCGGACGCGCCTTCTGGAAGGGTTTCGACGACTGGCTGATTGATGAAAAGATTTCCGAGGGCCTCGGCCGCAGGGTGCAGAACGTGACCTCCTGGGTCACCAGGCTCCAGTCGGGCTATGTCTATCATTATGCCTTCGCGATGCTGATCGGTGTCGCGGCGCTGCTGACCTGGGCCATTGCGGCCGGGGGACTGATCTGA
- the nuoE gene encoding NADH-quinone oxidoreductase subunit NuoE produces the protein MVARRLADESVQPAAFAFTAENAKWAEWKIGLYPTGRQQSAVIPLLMRAQDQDGWVSRATIETIADMLSMAYIRVLEVATFYTQFQLQPVGSRAHIQVCGTTPCMLRGAGDLIDICKSKIHPDSHHLNADGTMSWEEVECAGACVNAPMVTIYHDTYEDLTAERFEEIVDAFAAGKGDTIKPGPQIDRLTSAAEGGRTTLLEKPSAKRTKFVPPPPPADAAAPVAAAPAPTTASKPKDVSEEAAPALKGTPKGAKVSQAKAEGERKAANASAKANGKPNKAMREDATGAESKAAKIDGGKAPGKATKAAPAVGAMTTSAAKGKAAKPAKAAPAEVNPVAEKGGSAPLFKAPKGTPDDLKLISGVGPVLEARLNALGITKWSQVAKFTAGDIAKVEDSLSFKGRVARDNWLAQAAALAKGGEAEYIRVFGKKPR, from the coding sequence ATGGTTGCGCGTCGCCTTGCGGACGAGTCGGTTCAACCGGCCGCGTTCGCCTTTACTGCTGAAAACGCCAAATGGGCGGAGTGGAAGATCGGGCTTTACCCGACCGGCCGTCAGCAATCTGCCGTCATTCCGCTGCTCATGCGGGCGCAGGACCAGGATGGCTGGGTCAGCCGCGCGACGATCGAGACGATCGCCGACATGCTCAGCATGGCCTATATCCGCGTGCTGGAAGTGGCGACGTTCTACACCCAGTTCCAGCTGCAGCCGGTGGGCAGCCGCGCCCATATCCAGGTTTGCGGCACCACGCCCTGCATGCTGCGTGGGGCGGGCGATCTGATCGACATCTGCAAGTCCAAGATCCATCCCGATTCGCATCACCTCAACGCCGATGGCACGATGAGCTGGGAAGAGGTGGAATGCGCCGGCGCCTGCGTCAACGCGCCGATGGTGACGATCTATCACGACACCTATGAAGACCTGACGGCCGAGCGTTTCGAAGAGATCGTCGATGCTTTCGCCGCCGGCAAGGGCGATACGATCAAGCCGGGTCCGCAGATCGACCGACTAACTTCCGCGGCCGAAGGTGGCCGCACCACGCTGCTCGAAAAGCCGAGCGCCAAGCGTACCAAATTCGTGCCGCCCCCGCCGCCGGCCGATGCCGCGGCGCCTGTGGCCGCCGCACCCGCCCCGACCACGGCGTCCAAGCCGAAGGATGTGAGCGAGGAAGCTGCACCGGCCCTCAAGGGCACGCCGAAAGGTGCCAAGGTTTCCCAGGCCAAGGCCGAAGGCGAGCGCAAGGCCGCCAATGCTTCGGCCAAGGCCAATGGCAAGCCTAACAAGGCGATGCGCGAAGATGCGACCGGTGCCGAATCCAAGGCCGCCAAGATCGATGGCGGCAAGGCACCGGGCAAGGCCACCAAGGCTGCTCCTGCTGTAGGCGCAATGACCACCAGCGCCGCCAAGGGCAAGGCTGCAAAGCCGGCCAAGGCCGCTCCCGCCGAAGTGAATCCGGTTGCTGAAAAGGGCGGCTCCGCGCCGCTGTTCAAGGCGCCCAAGGGGACGCCTGATGATCTCAAGCTAATCTCGGGTGTTGGCCCGGTGCTCGAAGCGCGTCTCAACGCCCTGGGTATCACCAAATGGAGCCAGGTGGCCAAGTTCACCGCCGGCGACATTGCCAAGGTCGAGGACTCGCTGAGTTTCAAGGGCCGCGTGGCTCGTGACAACTGGCTGGCCCAGGCCGCCGCGCTCGCCAAGGGTGGCGAGGCCGAATATATCCGCGTCTTCGGCAAGAAGCCGCGTTAG
- the nuoF gene encoding NADH-quinone oxidoreductase subunit NuoF translates to MLADKDRIFTNLYGQGDWTLEGARARGAWVGTKEFIDAGRDWITNEVKASGLRGRGGAGFPTALKWTFMPKVNDGRPHYLLVNADESEPGTCKDRDILRHDPHHLVEGCLLAARAMDAHLAFIYVRGEFIRERQRLEAAVEQAYEAKLIGKDNIHGWDLDIIVHHGAGAYICGEETALMESLEGKKGQPRLKPPFPAGMGVYGNPTTVNNVESIAVVPEILRRSGAWFASIGRANNTGTKLMCVSGHVNKPATFEEAMGVTFEEIIEKHCGGIRGGWDNLLAVIPGGASVPCVPGEKMRNAVMDFDGLREVGSSLGTAAVIVMDKQTDIIKAIWRLSAFYKHESCGQCTPCREGTGWMMRVMERMVEGRAQKREIDMLFEVTKQIEGHTICALGDAAAWPIQGLIRNFRHVIEERIDQYTYSSTSDGAVPSIAAE, encoded by the coding sequence GTGCTCGCTGACAAGGACCGCATTTTCACCAATCTCTATGGCCAGGGCGACTGGACGCTCGAAGGTGCGCGTGCGCGCGGCGCCTGGGTAGGGACCAAGGAATTCATCGATGCCGGTCGTGACTGGATCACCAATGAGGTGAAGGCCTCGGGCCTGCGTGGCCGCGGCGGCGCCGGTTTCCCGACCGCGCTCAAGTGGACCTTCATGCCCAAGGTCAATGACGGCCGCCCGCATTATCTGCTGGTCAACGCGGATGAGAGCGAGCCAGGCACGTGCAAAGACCGAGATATCCTGCGGCATGATCCGCATCATCTCGTGGAGGGCTGCCTGCTTGCCGCCCGCGCCATGGATGCGCATCTCGCCTTCATTTATGTGCGCGGCGAGTTCATCCGCGAGCGCCAGCGCCTCGAGGCTGCGGTCGAGCAGGCCTATGAGGCCAAGCTGATCGGCAAGGACAATATCCACGGCTGGGACCTGGATATCATCGTCCACCACGGCGCCGGCGCCTATATCTGCGGCGAGGAAACCGCACTGATGGAGTCGCTGGAAGGCAAGAAGGGCCAGCCGCGCCTGAAGCCGCCATTCCCGGCTGGCATGGGTGTCTATGGCAACCCGACCACGGTCAATAACGTCGAATCCATCGCCGTCGTGCCGGAAATCCTGCGCCGTTCGGGCGCCTGGTTCGCCTCGATCGGCCGCGCCAACAATACCGGCACCAAGCTGATGTGCGTTTCCGGCCATGTGAACAAGCCGGCGACCTTCGAAGAAGCCATGGGCGTCACTTTCGAAGAGATCATCGAGAAGCATTGCGGCGGCATCCGCGGCGGCTGGGACAACCTGCTCGCCGTGATCCCCGGCGGCGCCTCGGTACCCTGTGTGCCGGGCGAGAAGATGCGCAATGCCGTGATGGATTTTGATGGGCTGCGCGAAGTGGGCTCGTCCCTCGGTACGGCTGCCGTGATCGTCATGGACAAGCAGACCGACATCATCAAAGCCATCTGGCGCCTGTCGGCTTTCTACAAGCATGAGAGCTGCGGCCAGTGCACGCCGTGCCGCGAAGGCACCGGCTGGATGATGCGCGTCATGGAACGCATGGTCGAAGGCCGCGCCCAGAAGCGCGAAATCGACATGCTGTTCGAAGTGACCAAGCAGATCGAAGGCCACACCATCTGTGCGCTCGGTGATGCCGCGGCCTGGCCGATCCAGGGCCTGATCCGCAATTTCCGCCACGTCATCGAAGAGCGGATTGACCAGTATACGTATTCGTCCACCAGCGACGGCGCCGTGCCGTCGATCGCTGCGGAGTAG
- the nuoI gene encoding NADH-quinone oxidoreductase subunit NuoI: MRAAQFVNTLLLTELVKAFFLTMRYFFSPKPTINYPFEKGHVSPRFRGEHALRRYPNGEERCIACKLCEAICPAQAITIEAGPRQNDGTRRTVRYDIDMVKCIYCGFCQEACPVDAIVEGPNFEFATETREELYFSKEKLLANGDRWEREIAANLSADAPYR; encoded by the coding sequence ATGCGCGCCGCCCAGTTCGTCAATACGCTGCTGCTCACGGAGCTGGTGAAAGCCTTCTTCCTGACCATGCGCTATTTCTTCTCGCCCAAGCCGACCATCAACTACCCCTTTGAAAAGGGGCATGTGTCGCCTCGTTTCCGTGGCGAGCATGCGCTGCGCCGCTATCCCAATGGGGAAGAACGCTGCATTGCCTGCAAGCTGTGCGAAGCTATCTGCCCGGCCCAGGCCATTACCATCGAAGCCGGCCCGCGCCAGAATGACGGCACCCGCCGCACCGTGCGCTACGACATCGACATGGTGAAGTGCATCTATTGCGGCTTCTGCCAGGAAGCCTGCCCGGTCGATGCCATCGTCGAAGGTCCGAACTTCGAATTTGCAACCGAAACGCGTGAAGAGCTGTACTTCTCGAAAGAGAAGCTCCTCGCCAACGGCGACCGTTGGGAGCGCGAAATCGCGGCCAACCTCAGCGCCGACGCGCCGTATCGCTGA
- the nuoH gene encoding NADH-quinone oxidoreductase subunit NuoH, translating to MDFILSALDYLLGIPVLGWGVQVGLIYKALLLLVGLLIFTAFILLADRKIWAAVQIRRGPNVVGPFGLLQSFADLLKFALKEAVIPGGADKVLFLLAPLITATLALAGWAVIPVDAGLAIANVNLGILYLLAISSLGVYGVIIGGWASNSKYPFLGSLRSAAQMVSYEVSIGLVIITVLLCVGSLNLSDIVVAQQEMGLAHMLGVPWLSFLNWFWLPLFPMFIVFYISALAETNRPPFDLVEGESELVAGFMTEYSATPYLLFMLGEYISILLMCAMTTVLFLGGWASPIDLPPFTWIPGLVWFFIKVSMVFFMIAMAKAIVPRYRYDQLMRIGWKLFLPLSLAMVIIVAFVLQLTGWGWHGGMA from the coding sequence ATGGACTTTATTCTCTCCGCACTCGACTACCTGCTCGGCATTCCGGTCCTTGGCTGGGGTGTGCAGGTTGGGCTGATCTACAAGGCTCTGCTATTACTGGTGGGCCTTTTGATCTTCACCGCCTTCATCCTCTTGGCTGACCGCAAGATCTGGGCGGCCGTGCAGATTCGCCGTGGCCCCAACGTGGTTGGTCCGTTCGGCCTGTTGCAGAGCTTTGCCGACCTGCTGAAATTCGCGCTCAAGGAAGCCGTCATTCCCGGCGGCGCCGACAAGGTGCTGTTCCTGCTGGCGCCGTTGATCACCGCGACGCTGGCGCTGGCCGGCTGGGCCGTGATCCCGGTCGATGCGGGGCTGGCCATTGCCAATGTCAATCTCGGCATCCTCTACCTGCTCGCCATCTCGTCGCTCGGCGTCTATGGCGTGATCATCGGTGGCTGGGCGTCGAACTCGAAATATCCCTTCCTCGGCTCGCTCCGCTCGGCGGCGCAGATGGTGTCCTACGAAGTCTCCATCGGCCTCGTCATCATCACCGTGCTGCTCTGCGTGGGCTCGCTGAACCTTTCCGATATCGTGGTGGCGCAGCAGGAAATGGGCCTGGCCCATATGCTGGGCGTGCCGTGGCTGAGCTTCCTCAATTGGTTCTGGCTGCCGCTGTTCCCGATGTTCATCGTGTTCTACATCTCGGCTCTGGCCGAGACGAACCGGCCGCCTTTCGACCTGGTGGAAGGCGAATCCGAGCTGGTTGCCGGCTTCATGACCGAATATTCGGCCACGCCCTACCTGCTGTTCATGCTCGGCGAATACATCTCGATCCTGCTGATGTGCGCCATGACCACCGTGCTGTTCCTCGGTGGCTGGGCCTCGCCGATCGACCTGCCGCCCTTCACCTGGATTCCGGGTCTGGTCTGGTTCTTCATCAAGGTGAGCATGGTGTTCTTCATGATCGCCATGGCGAAGGCCATCGTGCCGCGCTATCGCTATGACCAGCTGATGCGCATCGGCTGGAAGCTGTTCCTGCCGCTGTCGCTGGCTATGGTCATCATTGTCGCTTTCGTGCTTCAGCTCACCGGCTGGGGCTGGCATGGAGGGATGGCCTGA
- a CDS encoding NADH-quinone oxidoreductase subunit D, translated as MTVEAEVRNFTINFGPVHPSAHGVLRLILELDGEIVERVDPHIGLLHRGTEKLIESKTYLQAVPYFDRLDYVAPMNQEHAFALAVEKLLGLEVPRRGQLIRVLYSEIGRLLAHLMNVTTQAMDVGALTPPLWGFEQREKLMVFYERASGARMHAAYFRPGGVHQDLPQALIDDIETFCTTFPKALDDIDKLLTENRIFKQRNVDIGVVDLEDAWNMGFSGVMVRGSGAAWDLRKSQPYECYAEMDFDIPIGKNGDCYDRYLIRMEEMRQSTRIMQQCIAKLNAADGKGPVSSLDGKVVPPSRGEMKRSMEALIHHFKLYTEGYKVPAGEVYAAVEAPKGEFGVYLVSDGTNKPYRCKIRAPGFAHLSAMDFLCRGHMLADVSAILGSLDIVFGEVDR; from the coding sequence ATGACTGTTGAAGCCGAAGTCAGAAACTTCACCATCAATTTCGGGCCGGTCCATCCGTCGGCCCACGGCGTGCTGCGCCTGATTCTGGAGCTGGACGGCGAAATCGTCGAGCGTGTCGACCCGCATATCGGCCTGCTGCATCGCGGCACCGAGAAGCTGATCGAATCCAAGACCTATCTGCAGGCCGTGCCTTATTTCGACCGGCTCGACTATGTGGCGCCGATGAACCAGGAGCATGCCTTTGCCCTGGCCGTCGAGAAGCTGCTGGGCCTCGAAGTACCGCGCCGCGGCCAGCTCATCCGCGTGCTCTATTCGGAAATCGGGCGCCTCTTGGCCCACCTGATGAACGTGACCACGCAGGCCATGGATGTGGGTGCGCTGACGCCGCCGCTCTGGGGCTTCGAGCAGCGCGAAAAGCTGATGGTGTTCTATGAGCGCGCTTCGGGCGCGCGCATGCACGCTGCTTATTTCCGCCCCGGTGGCGTCCACCAGGACCTGCCACAGGCGCTGATCGACGATATCGAGACTTTCTGCACGACCTTCCCCAAGGCGCTGGACGATATCGACAAGCTGCTGACCGAGAACCGCATCTTCAAGCAGCGCAATGTCGATATCGGTGTGGTAGACCTCGAAGACGCCTGGAATATGGGCTTTTCCGGTGTGATGGTGCGTGGCTCGGGCGCTGCCTGGGACCTGCGCAAGAGCCAGCCCTATGAATGCTATGCCGAGATGGATTTCGACATTCCGATCGGCAAGAATGGCGACTGCTACGACCGCTATCTCATCCGCATGGAAGAGATGCGCCAGTCGACCCGCATCATGCAGCAGTGCATCGCCAAGCTGAATGCCGCCGATGGCAAGGGCCCGGTCTCCTCGCTCGACGGCAAGGTCGTCCCGCCCAGCCGTGGCGAGATGAAGCGGTCGATGGAAGCGCTGATCCATCACTTCAAGCTTTACACCGAGGGCTACAAGGTGCCGGCCGGCGAGGTCTATGCCGCCGTGGAAGCGCCCAAGGGCGAATTCGGCGTCTATCTGGTCAGCGACGGCACCAACAAGCCCTATCGCTGCAAGATCCGCGCGCCGGGGTTTGCGCATTTGTCGGCCATGGATTTCCTGTGCCGCGGCCACATGCTGGCTGACGTCTCGGCTATCCTTGGCTCGCTCGATATCGTGTTCGGAGAGGTTGATCGCTAA
- a CDS encoding NADH-quinone oxidoreductase subunit J — MTLPLFFFYLFSAVAIVSAVMVISARNPVHAVLFLILAFFNASGLFMLAGAEFLALLLVVVYVGAVAVLFLFVVMMLDVDFASMRQGFLQYAPVGVIVGIVLLLELLLLAGSFVISPEVAGGSALPIDGTVDNMRAIGQVLYTRYVFLFQGAAAVLLVAMIGAIVLTLRHKSNVKRQNPVDQVARRPSETLEVVKVKSGQGL; from the coding sequence ATGACCCTTCCACTATTCTTCTTCTACCTGTTCTCGGCGGTTGCGATCGTCTCGGCCGTGATGGTCATTTCGGCACGCAATCCGGTGCATGCCGTGCTGTTCCTGATCCTGGCCTTCTTCAATGCCTCGGGCCTGTTCATGCTGGCCGGCGCCGAATTCCTGGCGCTGCTGCTGGTCGTGGTCTATGTTGGCGCCGTCGCCGTGCTGTTCCTGTTCGTCGTGATGATGCTCGACGTGGACTTCGCCTCGATGCGGCAGGGGTTCCTCCAATATGCGCCGGTTGGCGTCATTGTCGGCATCGTGCTGCTGCTCGAACTGCTGCTGCTGGCCGGCAGCTTCGTGATTTCGCCGGAAGTGGCGGGCGGTTCGGCACTGCCGATCGATGGCACGGTCGACAATATGCGGGCCATCGGGCAGGTGCTCTATACCCGTTACGTCTTCCTGTTCCAGGGTGCAGCTGCGGTGCTGCTGGTCGCCATGATCGGCGCCATCGTGCTGACCCTGAGGCACAAGAGCAACGTGAAGCGTCAGAATCCGGTCGACCAGGTCGCGCGCCGGCCTTCGGAAACGCTGGAAGTCGTCAAAGTCAAAAGCGGTCAAGGGTTGTAG
- the nuoK gene encoding NADH-quinone oxidoreductase subunit NuoK → MGIGLGHYLTVAAILFTLGVFGIFINRKNVIVILMSVELILLAVNLNMVAFSAQLGDLQGQIFALLILTVAAAEAAIGLAILVIFYRNRGSIAVEDVNMMKG, encoded by the coding sequence TTGGGTATCGGGCTCGGTCACTACCTGACCGTAGCAGCAATCCTGTTCACGCTCGGCGTGTTCGGCATCTTCATCAACCGCAAGAACGTCATCGTCATCCTGATGTCGGTGGAATTGATCCTGCTGGCCGTGAACCTCAACATGGTAGCGTTCAGCGCGCAGCTCGGCGACCTGCAGGGGCAAATCTTCGCGCTGCTGATCCTCACCGTGGCTGCTGCCGAGGCCGCCATCGGCCTCGCCATCCTCGTAATCTTCTACCGCAACCGCGGCTCGATCGCGGTTGAAGACGTCAACATGATGAAGGGCTAA